Genomic DNA from Mesorhizobium sp. 131-2-1:
TGATGATCAGCTTGGCGTTGTGGTAGCTGGGCGCGGCCTTGCCGCCGAAGAACTTCACGCGCGGCATCCAGTCACGCTCGGGATGCGAGCGGATCTGGTCGTAGAGCGCGACGGCTTCCAGGATGTTGAGCAGCTGGCGCTTGTATTCGTGGATGCGCTTGACCTGGATGTCGAACAGCGCCGAGGGGTCGAGCTTGATGCCGAGCCGGTCGGCGACCAGATTGGCGAGCCTGGCCTTGTTCGACCGTTTCACCGCCGCGAACTTCTCGCGGAAGGTGGCGTCGCCGGCAAGCGGATCGAGCCCCTTGATGGCATCGATATCGTCCAGGAAGCGGTCGCCGATCGCCTCGCGGGCTAGCGCGGTGAGGCCGGGATTGCACTGGATCAGCCAGCGCCGCGGCGTGATGCCGTTGGTCTTGTTGTTGATGCGGCCGGGATAGAGCTTATGGAGATCGGCGAACACCGTCTCCTTCATCAGCTCGGTGTGCAGCGCCGACACGCCGTTGATCGAATGCGAGCCGACAAAGGCAAGATTGCCCATGCGCACGCGGCGATCGCCGTTCTCCTGGATCAGCGAGATGCGGCTGATCTGCTCGCCAGAGAACTTGTTGGTGGCGCGCGCCTCGAGCAGCACTTCCGCGTTGATGGCGTAGACGATCTGCATGTGGCGCGGCAAAAGCCGCTCGAACAGCGGCACCGGCCAGCTTTCCAGCGCCTCGGGCAGCAGCGTGTGGTTGGTGTAGCCAAAGGTGCGCTTGGTGATGTCCCAGGCCTGGTCGAAATCCATGCCGTGGACGTCCATCATGAGCCGCATCAGCTCGGGCACGGCGATCGCCGGATGGGTGTCGTTGAGATGGATCGCCGCCTTGTCCGGCAGCGACTGCAGGTCGCCATATTGGCTGAGATGCCGCTGGAGGATGTCCTGCAGCGAGGCGGTGGAGAAGAAATACTCCTGGCGCAGCCTGAGCTCCTGCCCGGCCATGTGGGAATCGGCGGGATAGAGCACGCGCGACAAGGCATCGGCCTTGTTGCTTTCGGCGAGCGCGCCGATGTGGTCGCCGGCGTTGAACTTGTCGAGCAGGATCGGGTCGATCGGCATGCCGGACCACAGTCGCAGCGTGTTGACGCGGTTTGCCCGCCAGCCGGCCACCGGCGTATCGTAGGCGACGGCCAGGACATGCTCGGTCGGCTTCCAGACGTGCCGCTCCAGCCTTCCGTCCTTGGAGGTGATCGATTCCACCGAGCCGCCGAAGCCGACCTCGAAGGAGCGCTCGCGCCGCTCGAACTCCCAGGGGTTGCCGTGGTCGAGCCAGGTTTCCGGCAACTCCACCTGCCAGCCGTCATGGACCTCCTGCCGGAACATGCCGTTGGCGTAACGGATGCCGTAGCCGTGCGCCGGAATGCCGACGGTGGCCATGCTCTCCATGAAGCAAGCGGCAAGCCGGCCGAGGCCGCCATTGCCGAGCGCGGCATCGGGCTCCAGCCCGGCGATGAGGTCGAGATCGACGCCAAGCGTGCGCAGCGCCTCGCGCATGTTCTCCATCAGGCCGAGATTGGAGAAGGCATCGCGCATCAGGCGGCCGATCAGGAATTCAAGCGACAGGTAGTAAACGCGCTTTTCCTGCTGGGCGTAGGCCTCCTGGGTGGCCTGCATCCATTGATCGACGACGCGGTCGCGCACGACCTTGATCGAGGCTGTCAGCCAGTCGTACTGGGTGGCGACGTTGGTGCCCTTGCCGACCCTGTATTTCAGGGCCAGCAAGACCTCGTCGGCGAGCGTCTTGGGATCGGGGATTTCTAGGGTGGGAGCTTCGGATGTCATCGCGCTTGTCATGTCGCCTCTCGTGCGGTTGCCATGATCATACCGGCTTTCACCGTTCCTCCCAGCCCATCCTACTGCATTGCAGCATATATTCAATCGATTTAGATCGACAAGCCACCCGGCTCCCCTGCGGCAATTTACCGTCGAGGCGGATCAGGCGGCCAGCGCTTCCTCCGGCGGCTTCTTCGCGCCGGTCATCAGGGCGACCGCGTCCGACATGGAAATCTGCTTCGGATCGACGACGCAAAGGCGACGTCCAAGCCGGTGGATGTGGATGCGGTCCGCGACCTCGAACACATGCGGCATGTTGTGCGAGATGAGCACGATCGGCAGGCCGCGTTTCTTGACGTCGAGGATCAGCTCCAACACGCGGCGGCTTTCCTTGACGCCGAGTGCGGCGGTCGGCTCGTCCATGATCACGACTTTGGAGCCAAAGGCGGCGGCACGCGCCACCGCGACGCCCTGGCGCTGGCCGCCAGACAGCGTTTCCACCGCCTGGCTGATGTTCTGGATGGTCATCAGGCCAAGTTCGGTGAGCTTGTCACGGGCGCGCTTTTCCATCGCCGGACGGTCGAGCATGCGAAACCAGCTGCCGAGCGGGCCGGGTTTGCGGATCTCGCGGCCGAGGAACATGTTGTCGGCGATCGACAGCGCCGGCGACAGAGCGAGGTTCTGGTAGACGGTCTCGATGCCGGCTTCCCGAGCCTCCATCGGCGACTTGAAGGCAACGGGCTTGCCTTCAAGCCGGATTTCACCTTCGTCAGGCGCGGCCGCGCCTGAAATCGCCTTGATGAGCGATGACTTGCCGGCGCCGTTGTCGCCGATCACCGCCAGGATTTCGCCCGGATAGAGGTCGAAATCGGCGTTGTCGAGGGCGGTGACACGGCCATAGCGCTTGGTAAGTCCGCGCGCGGTGAGGATGGGTTCCTGGGTCATGACTATGCCGAAACCTTTCTGATCCATTGATCGACCGCCACGGCGCCGATGATGAGCACGCCGGTGAGGAGCACTTTCCATTGCGGATCGGCGCCAAGCATGTTGAGGCCCATCGAGACGACGCCGACGATCATGGCGCCGAACAGCGTGCCGAGGATCGAGCCGCGGCCGCCGAAGAGCGAGATGCCGCCGATCACCGTCGCGGTGATGGCCTGCAGATTGTAATCGGTGACGGCGGCCGACGGTGAGATCGAGCCGTTGCGGCCGATCGAGACCCAGGCGGCGAAAGCGGCGATCAGCCCGGCAAGGGCGTAGACCGTAATCAGCACCTTCTTGGTCTGGATGCCCGACAGTTTCGCAGCCTCCTGATCGTCGCCGACGGCATAGACATGGCGGCCCCAGGCGGTGTGGTTGAGCACATACCAAAGCACCGCCACCAGCACGACCGTGGCGATGACGCCGGCCGTCAGCACGGCGGAGCCGACCCTGAAGCTCAGGGCGAAGAGGTGGAGAAGCGGTGCCTGCGCATCGACATCGGCATCGCGGATCGTCTCGTTGGCCGAATAGATGAAATTCGTCGCCATGACGATGTTCCAGGTGCCGAGCGTGACGATGAACGGCGGCAGCTTCATGTAGGCGACCAGCAGGCCGTTGAGCAGGCCGCAGGCGCCGCCGGCGGCAAGACCTACCAATACGGCGAGAATGGTCGGCATACCGTAGGTGATGGCGCAGTTGCCCATGATGACGGCAGAAATCACCATGATCACGCCGATCGACAGGTCGATGCCGGCGGTCAGTATGACCAGCGTCTGGGCGGCGCCGAGAATACCGACGATGGCGATCTGCTGCAGGATCAGCGTCAGCGTGTAGGACGAGAAGAAGCGTCCGCCGATGGCGATACCGAAGATGACGACCGACAAGACCAGCACGATCAGCGGCACCGCCGCCGGCGTCGAATGCAGGAAATGCTGGGCGCGCTTGACGAACGACTTGCCGTGCTCATCGAAGGCGGCGACGCTGGTGTCGCTGCTCGAAAGCACCTTCTCGAATTCCTGAATCTGAGACATATCTCCTCCCGTCTGCGCGGAGCTTCTCACGGCTCCCCGTCCCGTTCACGCATTCCGGTCTATCGCCTGGATTGTCCGCGCTTACGAAAGCGCATCGTCCACCCGATGCGGCCGGGGATCAAGCCCCCAGCCGCAAGGTTTATGTGCCGGTCAGCCCAGCATCAGCCCCAGCACTTGGCGAGGCCTTCCTTGGTGTCGATGGACTTCACACCGTTGGCCGGCTTGTCGGTGACGAGATTGACGCCGGTGTCGAAGAAGTTCTTGCCTTCGGTCGGCTTCGGCTTGGTGCCGTCCTTGGCGAAAGCGGCGATCGCCTCGATGCCGAGCGCCGCCATCTGCAGCGGATATTGCTGCGAGGTGGCGCCGATGACGCCTTCGGTGACCGACTTCACGCCGGGGCAGCCGCCGTCGACCGAGACGATCAGCACCTGCTTCTCGAGACCGACGGCCTTGAGCGCCTGGTAGGCGCCGACAGCGGCGGGCTCGTTGATGGTGTGGATGACGTTGATGGTATTGTCCTTCTGCAGGAGGTTCTCCATCGCCTTGCGGCCGCCTTCTTCGTTGCCGTTGGTCACGTCATGGCCAACGATGCGCGGATCGTCCTCGTCACCGATCTTGTTGGGGTCCTTCACGTCGATGCCGTAGCCCATCATGAAGCCCTGGTCGCGCAGCACGTCCACGGTCGGCTGCGACGGTGTCAGGTCGAGGAAGCCGATCTTAGCGTCCTTGGCCTTGTCGCCGAGCGTCGCGGCGGCCCAGGCGCCGATCAGCTTGCCGGCTTCCAGATTGTCCGTCGCGAAGGTCGCGTCGGCCGCATCGATCGGATCGAGCGGGGTGTCGAGCGCGATCACCAGTAGGCCGGCGTCACGCGCCTTCTTCACCGTCGGGACGATGCCCTTGGTGTCTGAAGCGGTGATCAGGATACCCTTGGCGCCGTCGGCGATGCAGCTTTCGATCGCCGCCACCTGGCTCTCGCTGTCGCCGTCGATCTTGCCGGCATAGGTCTTGAGGTCGACGCCAAGCTCCTTGGCCTTGGCGGTAGCGCCCTCCTTCATCTTGACGAAGAAGGGATTGGTGTCGGTCTTGGTGATCAGGCAGGCGCCGACGCCGGCGGCCGATGCCGTCGAGGCGAACGCCATCAGGCCCAACCCGGCCGCCGCGAACACGGTGGACTTCAGCAGTGCTTTTTTGGTCACGATTTTCCTCCCAGTGGAACCATAGCGGACGCCGGGCCACCCGGCGTCTCAAGCGCATCCAACCATTTCTCCCAGCGTGGACGCCATCTCAAAAGACACCAGTCCGAGGCGGCTGTCAATAATTAAATCACTCTTATTTATTATTGACAGCCTTGCATCGTTCACTCATTCTGCACGAAAAGCATTGAGGGGAAACGACGGGAGGAACAAGGGTGGAGACCGGCATTGCGAAGCACGGTTCGCCCGATGCGGCAGAGAGCCGCCTGCACCGCGGCACCAACCAGAGCGGCATGCGCGACCACAACGAGCGGCTTGTGCTGTCCTTGGTGCGCCAGCATGGCAGCCTGGCCAAATCCGACATAGCGCGCATGACCGGACTCTCGGCGCAGACCGTTTCGGTCATCATGCGTGAACTGGAGGAAGACAGGCTGCTGGTGCGCCAGGCGCCGTTGCGCGGCCGGATTGGTCAGCCCTCCATTCCCATGGCGCTCAACCCCGAAGGCGCCTTCTTCATCGGCCTCAAGATCGGCCGCCGCAGCGCCGAGCTGGTGCTGATCGACTTCCTCGGCAACGTGCGCTCGATGCTGCAGCACTCCTATCGCTATCCGGCGCCGCGCGAGACGGTGGAGTTCGCGCTCTCCGGCATGACCAAGATGCGCGGCGAACTCACCCAGGCGCAGGACAAGCGCATTGCCGGTCTCGGCATCGCCATGCCGTTCGAATTGTGGAACTGGGCCGACACCGCCGGCGCGCCGCGCGAGATCATGGATGAATGGCGCCACCGCGACATCCGGTCCGACATCCAGGCGCAGTGCGACTTCCCGGTCTACCTGCAGAACGATGCCACCTCGGCCTGCGGCGCCGAGCTGGTCTTCGGCCAGGCGGGTGCAGCGCGTGACTTCGTCTATTTCTACATCGGCGCCTTCGCCGGCGGCGGCATCGTGCTGAACGGCCGGCTGTTCGGCGGGCCGACCGGCAATGCCGGCGCGCTGGGCTCGATGCCGGTGCCGGGGCCGGACGGCAAGCCGACCCAGCTCATCGACGTGGCCTCGATCGCCATTCTGGAGAAGGCGCTCAACGCGCGCGGGGTCGAGGCCTCGCATCTGTGGACGTCGCCGCAGGACTGGGGCGAGATCGGCCCTGAGCTCGACACATGGATCGCCAGTGCCGCGCAGGCGCTTGCCTATGCCATCGTCGCGGCGTCCTCGGTCATCGATTTCGAGGCGGCGGTGATCGACGGCTGGATGCCGCTCTCGGTGCGCGGCCGCCTCGTCGATGCTGTGACAGAGGCCATCGGCACGATCGACGGCGAAGGCCTGAAGCTGCCGGTGGTGCGCGAGGGAACCGTGGGCATCCATGCGCGGGCGCTGGGCGGCGCCAGCCTGCCGCTGTCGGAGCGCTTCCTGATTGGCTCGACCACAATTTCCAGGAGCACTTGAGCATGCTGATCGGCATCCCGTCGCTGCTCGGCCCGGAGCTTCTGGCGACGCTGCGCGCCATGGGCCATGGCGATGAGATCGCGCTGGTCGACGGCAACTACCCGGCCGCGGAGCAGGCGCACCGGCTGATCCGCGCCGACGGCCATCATCTGGTTCCCGTGCTCGACGCCATATTGAGCGTGCTGCCGGTGGACGACGCCGTGCCGGAAGCGCTGTTTCGCGCCTCGGTCAAGGGCGATCCCGCGCTTGCCGATCCGGTCCATCATGAGATGGAAGCGGTCTGCGCCAGGCGCGCGCCCGGCCATAAGGTGGTTGCGCTGGCCGGCGCCGACTTCTATGCACGGGTCAAGGCCGCGCACGCCATCGTCGCCACCAGCGAGCCGCGGCTCTATGCCAACATCATCATCCGCAAGGGCGTGATCTATCCGCCGGAGACCGAGAAACAATGATCCTCTGCTGCGGCGAAGCCCTAATCGACATGCTGCCGCGTACGACGACGGAGGGTGAGGCCGCCTTCGCGCCTTATGTCGGCGGCGCGGTGTTCAACACGGCGATCGCGCTTGGGCGGCTCGGCGCGCCGGCCGGCTTCTTCTCAGGCCTGTCCTCGGACCTGTTCGGCGGCCAGTTCCGCGAGGCGCTCGGCGCGAGCAAGGTCAGCTCGACCTACGCGCACACCTCCCCTCGCCCGACGACGCTCGCCTTCGTGCGGCTCACCAACGGCCAGGCGACCTACACTTTCTACGACGAGAACACCGCCGGACGCATGCTGACCATCGAGGATCTGCCGAACCTCGGCGCCGAGATCGAAGCGATGCTGTTCGGCGCCATCAGCCTGATCTCGGAACCGGCGGGGTCGGCGTATGAGGAGTTCATGCGGCGCGAGCACAACAGCCGCGTCATGATGCTCGATCCCAACATCCGGCCGAACTTCATCCCCGACAAGGCAAAGCATCTCAGGCGCATCCGCGAGATGATGGCGATGGCCGACATCGTGAAACTGTCGGACGAGGACCTCAACTGGTTCGACGAGGCCGGCTCACATGAGGACGTCATCCGCAACTGGCTGGATCGCGGCCCCAAGCTGATCGTCGTCACCCATGGCAGCGAGGGTGCGATTGGGTACAGCAAGAACCACAGGGTCACGGTGATGCCGCAGAAGGTAACGGTGGTCGACACGGTCGGTGCCGGCGACACGTTCAATGCCGGCATCCTCGCCTCGCTGCACGAGCAGGGCCTGCTCACCAAGGCGGCGATCGGCGACCTGTCGGAAGACGCGATCCGCCAGGCGTTGGCGCTCGGCGCCAAGGCGGCGGCGGTGACGGTGTCGCGCGCCGGCGCCAATCCGCCCTGGCGTCACGAAATCGCCTGACCAACCGTCCATCCGGCGGCAAGGCTGCTCAGCCGGCTGATCACTTTATGTTTCCACCGGCTGAAAAGGCGCGAGAAAAGGTGCCGATTGCGCCTTGCAAAGGCCGGATTTCCGGCATCTTGGGGCAAAGCGGTGGAGATAGGCGGTAACAGGCTGCGACATCCGCGCAGCCCCCCGCCCCGCGGGGCCGGCTTTCTCGGATTGCCCAAGTCTGGTACCAGCGGCCAGTTAAGTTGTTGTTTCTGTGCGCGTCATTGCCCCGCCGCTTGCCCTGGCGACACGCACCAACCCTTGTTGAGGCAAACATGCAGTTCATCGATCTTGGCGCGCAGCGCGAACGTATCCGCGACCGGCTGAAAGCCGCTATCGACCGCGTCGTCGATGAAGGGCGCTATATCCTCGGACCTCAGGTCACCGAATTCGAGAACAAGCTCGCGGCTTACGTCGGCACCAAGCATGTCGTGGCCTGCGCCAACGGCACCGACGCGCTGCTCCTGCCGCTGTTCGCGGCCGGCATCGGCCCGGGCGACGCGGTGTTCGTGCCGAGCTTCACCTTTGCCGCCACGGCGGAAGTGGTGGCGCTGGCCAAGGCCGAGCCGGTTTTCGTCGACGTCGATCCCGACACCTACAACATCGACATCGCCAGCCTCGAGGCGGCGATCCAGATGATCAAGAAGGAAGGCCGGCTGAAGCCGAAGGCGATCATTCCGGTCGACCTGTTCGGGCTCGCCGCCGACTATGAGGCGATCATGGCGATCGCCAGCCGCGAAGAGTTGCTGGTGATCGAGGATGCGGCCCAATCGATCGGCGGTTCCGCCGACGCCAAGATGTGCGGCGCCTTCGGCCATGTCGGCTCGACCAGCTTCTATCCGGCGAAGCCGCTCGGCTGCTACGGCGACGGCGGCGCGATGTTCACCAATGACGATGCGATGGCCGACAAGCTCAGATCCTTCGCCTTCCATGGCAAGGGCGAGACCCAGTACGACAATATCCGCGTCGGCATCAATTCGCGCCTCGACACGCTGCAGGCGGCGATCCTGATCGAGAAACTCGCCATCCTGGAAGACGAGATGGTTGCCCGGCAGGTGGTGGCGCGGCGCTACGCCGAAGGCCTCGGCGACATCGTCACCGCCGCCCGCAATCTCGACGGCAGCCGCTCGGCCTGGGCGCAATACGCCATCGAGACGCCGAAGCGCGACGGGCTGAAGGCGCATCTCACGGAAAAGGGCATTCCTTCGGTCATCTACTACGTGAAGCCGCTGCACGTGCAGCTTGCCTATCGCGACTATCCGCGCACGCCGACCGGCCTTGCCGTCTCGGAAGAGCTGCCGAAGCGGATCCTCTGCCTGCCGATGCACCCCTATCTCAGCGAAGCCGACCAGGACCGCATCATCGAGACGATCCGCAACTACATCGGCTCGAACTCGGCGCACGTCGCGGCGGCCTGAGGCCTTTCAAGCGGCGCTGGCGCTCTTGCCCGTCGCAATGAAATGCGGATTGGCGAAATCCGCGTCATCAACCTGGTTGCGCTTGCCGTAGGCGAGCGGCTCACCGTCCAGCGTGCGCGTCATGCCGCCGGCGGCCCTGAGCACGGCGTCGCCTGCCGCCGTATCCCATTCCATGGTGCGGCCGAAGCGCGGATAGACATCGGCCTCGGCGGCGGCGACGAGGCAGAATTTCAGCGACGAGCCGACCGAGACGATCTCGGCAGCCCCAAGGTCGCGGATGAAGGCGTCGGTTTCCGGCGTGTTGTGCGAGCGGCTGGCGACCACGGCGAGCGGCGTGCCCCCTGTCCGTACGGCGATCGGACGGCGTCCGGTGATGCGAAAGTCGCCGTCGACCTCGAGCGCTTCCGCCCTGCCCGGCCGGCCCGAAAAGAAACGCCCGGTGCAAGGCGCGAAGACGACGCCGACCGCCGGCACGCCGTGGCGGACGAGCGCGATGTTGACGGTGAAATCGGTGCGGCGGTTGACGAATTCCTTGGTGCCGTCGAGCGGATCGATCAGGAAGAAGGCGCCATCGAGATCGGGCGTCGCAATGCCCGCCGCGACCTCTTCCTCGGCCACGCAAGGGATGTCAGGATAGGCGGCGCGCAGACCGGCGAGGATGATCTTCTCGCTCTCGCGGTCGGCTTCCGTCACCGGCGAGTTGTCGGACTTGCTGTCGACGGCGCAGCCTTCGTGGAAGACGCGCATCACCTCGCGCCCGGCATCCAGCGCCAGGCGCTCGAACACGCCGAGCATGGCCTCGTCGTCAGATGCCGCCGCCGCTGTCGTATTGGTCTTCGGCAATGTCGCGCTCGTTCAGCCAGAGTTCCAGGGCCTCTACCATCTCCTCGGCCGTCTTGCCGAGCGTCTTGAGATGGATTTCGGGGTTCTCCGGAGCTTCATAGGGTGAATCGACGCCGGTGAAATTCTTGATCTCGCCGCTCAGCGCGCGCGCATAGAGGCCCTTCGGGTCGCGCCTGGCGCATTCCTCGAACGGCGTGTCGACGAACACCTCGACGAACTCGCCATCCGCCATCAGCTCGCGCGCCACGCGCCGCTCGGCGGCGAAGGGCGAGATGAAGGAGACGATGACGATCAGCCCGGCGTCGGCCATCAGGCGGGCGACTTCGGCGACACGGCGGATGTTCTCGACGCGATCGGCATCGGTGAAGCCGAGGTCGCGGTTGAGGCCGTGGCGGACATTGTCGCCGTCGAGGATGTAGGTGTGGCGCCCGGAGGCGAACAGCTTCTTCTCGAACAGATTGGCGATGGTCGACTTGCCGGAGCCGGAGAGCCCGGTGAACCAGAACACGGCCGGGCGCTGGTTCTTCAGGTCGGAACGGCCGCGCTTGCCGACATCGAGCGACTGCCAGTGGATGTTTTCGGCGCGGCGCAGCGAATGCAGGATCATGCCGGCGCCGACGGTCGCATTGCTGATCCGGTCGATCAGGATGAAGGCGCCAGTGGTGCGGTTTTCGGCGAAATTGTCGAAGGCGATCGGCGAACGCGTCGACAAGTTGCAGATGCCGACTTCGTTCATCTCCAGCGACTTCGCCGCCTCATGCGCGAAATCGTTGACGTTGACGCGGTACTTCAGCTCGGTGACGGTAGCGCTGACCTGGTCGGTTTCGGTGCGCAGGATGTACGAGCGGCCGGGCAGCAGCGCATGCTCGTCGAACCAGACGATGTTGGCGGCGAACTGGTCGGCGACCTGCGGTCGGGCCGACGGCGCGACCAGCATGTTGCCGCGCGAGACCTCGACCTCGTCGTCGAGGACGAGCGTGATCGCCTGGCCGGCGACCGCCTGGCTGAGGTCGCCGCCGTGGGCGACGATGCGCTTGACGCGGGACGACTTGCCGGACTTGGCGACGACGACCTCGTCGCCCTGCGAAACCGACCCGGAAGCGATGGTGCCGGCGAAGCCGCGGAAATCGAGATTGGGGCGATTCACATACTGCACCGGGAAGCGGAACGGCAATTCGACCGCCGCCTCGTCGACCGATACGCTTTCCAGATGCTCGATCAGCGTCGGCCCCGAATACCACGGCATGTTGCCGGAACGGCTGGAGACATTGTCGCCATAGCGGGCCGACATCGGGATCGGCACGATCGTCTGGAAGCCGAGGCTTTGCGAAAACTGGCTGTAGTCCTCGACGATCCTGTCGAACACCGCCTGGTCGAAACCGACGAGGTCGATCTTGTTGACGGCCAGCACGATGTGGCGGATGCCGAGCAGCGAGGCGATGATCGAATGGCGCCTCGTCTGGCGCAGCACGCCCTGGCGCGCGTCGATCAGCACGATGGCGAGATCGGCGGTCGAGGCGCCGGTCGCCATGTTGCGCGTGTACTGTTCATGGCCGGGCGTGTCGGCGACGATGAACTTACGCTTCGGCGTGGCGAAGAAGCGGTAGGCGACGTCGATGGTGATGCCCTGCTCACGCTCGGCCTCGAGGCCGTCGACCAAAAGCGCGAAATCGATGTCGTCGCCGGTCGTGCCGTGCTTGCGCGAATCGCGCTCCAGCGCGGCGAGCTGGTCCTCGAAGATCTGCTTGGTGTCCGACAGGAGGCGGCCGATCAGCGTCGACTTGCCGTCGTCGACCGAGCCGCAGGTGAGGAAGCGCAGAAGCGACTTCTTCTCCTGCGCGGCCATGTATTCGCGGATACCGTCGGTGGGGGCGAGGCTCTTGGCCAAGATGTGGCGCATGCTCAGAAATACCCCTCGCGCTTCTTCTTTTCCATGGAGCCCGCCTCGTCGCGGTCGATGAGGCGGCCCTGGCGCTCCGAGGTGCGCGCCGTCAGCATCTCGCCGACGATGGCCTCCAGCGAGTCGGCATCGGACTCGATGGCGCCGGTCAGCGGATAGCAGCCAAGCGTGCGGAAGCGCACCATCCGGTTCTCGATCGCCTCGCCCGGACGCAATTGCATGCGATCGTCGTCCTTGAGGATCAGCATGCCGTCGCGTTCGACGACCGGCCGTTCCTTGGCGAAGTAGAGCGGCACGATCGGGATGTCTTCCTGTAGGATGTACTGCCAGATATCGAGCTCGGTCCAGTTGGACAGCGGAAAGACGCGGATCGACTCACCGGTGGCGATGCGGGTGTTGAATATCTTCCACATTTCCGGCCGCTGGTTCTTCGGGTCCCAGGCGTGCTGGGCGTTGCGGAAGGAAAAGATACGCTCCTTGGCGCGCGACTTCTCCTCGTCGCGACGGGCGCCGCCGAAGGCGGCGTCGAAGCCGTATTTGTCGAGCGCCTGGCGCAACGCCACCGTCTTCATCACATGGGTATGGGTGTTCGAGCCATGGTCGAACGGGTTGATGTTGTCGCGCACGCCATCTTCGTTGACATGAACCAGGAGGTCGAAGCCGAGCTTCTGCGCCATCTGATCGCGGAAGGCGATCATCTCGCGGAACTTCCAGGTGGTGTCGACATGCAGGAAGGGAAAGGGCGGCTTGGCCGGATAGAAGGCCTTCATCGCCAGATGCATCAGCACGGAAGAATCCTTGCCGACCGAGTAGAGCATGACAGGCTTGGAGAAGGAGGCCGCAACCTCGCGGAAGATGTGGATGGATTCGGCCTCAAGCCGCTGCAGGTGCGTAAGCGCGATATTCATGGACTGTGAGCGTTCTCTCGTGCCATCCAGACCTTGCATCAACGGATCAGGCACCTGTTCCTAAAAAACAGCCCGGTTCAAGCTTTGCTTCTGGACATTC
This window encodes:
- a CDS encoding DegT/DnrJ/EryC1/StrS family aminotransferase; this encodes MQFIDLGAQRERIRDRLKAAIDRVVDEGRYILGPQVTEFENKLAAYVGTKHVVACANGTDALLLPLFAAGIGPGDAVFVPSFTFAATAEVVALAKAEPVFVDVDPDTYNIDIASLEAAIQMIKKEGRLKPKAIIPVDLFGLAADYEAIMAIASREELLVIEDAAQSIGGSADAKMCGAFGHVGSTSFYPAKPLGCYGDGGAMFTNDDAMADKLRSFAFHGKGETQYDNIRVGINSRLDTLQAAILIEKLAILEDEMVARQVVARRYAEGLGDIVTAARNLDGSRSAWAQYAIETPKRDGLKAHLTEKGIPSVIYYVKPLHVQLAYRDYPRTPTGLAVSEELPKRILCLPMHPYLSEADQDRIIETIRNYIGSNSAHVAAA
- the cysQ gene encoding 3'(2'),5'-bisphosphate nucleotidase CysQ is translated as MLGVFERLALDAGREVMRVFHEGCAVDSKSDNSPVTEADRESEKIILAGLRAAYPDIPCVAEEEVAAGIATPDLDGAFFLIDPLDGTKEFVNRRTDFTVNIALVRHGVPAVGVVFAPCTGRFFSGRPGRAEALEVDGDFRITGRRPIAVRTGGTPLAVVASRSHNTPETDAFIRDLGAAEIVSVGSSLKFCLVAAAEADVYPRFGRTMEWDTAAGDAVLRAAGGMTRTLDGEPLAYGKRNQVDDADFANPHFIATGKSASAA
- the cysN gene encoding sulfate adenylyltransferase subunit CysN, which gives rise to MRHILAKSLAPTDGIREYMAAQEKKSLLRFLTCGSVDDGKSTLIGRLLSDTKQIFEDQLAALERDSRKHGTTGDDIDFALLVDGLEAEREQGITIDVAYRFFATPKRKFIVADTPGHEQYTRNMATGASTADLAIVLIDARQGVLRQTRRHSIIASLLGIRHIVLAVNKIDLVGFDQAVFDRIVEDYSQFSQSLGFQTIVPIPMSARYGDNVSSRSGNMPWYSGPTLIEHLESVSVDEAAVELPFRFPVQYVNRPNLDFRGFAGTIASGSVSQGDEVVVAKSGKSSRVKRIVAHGGDLSQAVAGQAITLVLDDEVEVSRGNMLVAPSARPQVADQFAANIVWFDEHALLPGRSYILRTETDQVSATVTELKYRVNVNDFAHEAAKSLEMNEVGICNLSTRSPIAFDNFAENRTTGAFILIDRISNATVGAGMILHSLRRAENIHWQSLDVGKRGRSDLKNQRPAVFWFTGLSGSGKSTIANLFEKKLFASGRHTYILDGDNVRHGLNRDLGFTDADRVENIRRVAEVARLMADAGLIVIVSFISPFAAERRVARELMADGEFVEVFVDTPFEECARRDPKGLYARALSGEIKNFTGVDSPYEAPENPEIHLKTLGKTAEEMVEALELWLNERDIAEDQYDSGGGI
- the cysD gene encoding sulfate adenylyltransferase subunit CysD, which translates into the protein MNIALTHLQRLEAESIHIFREVAASFSKPVMLYSVGKDSSVLMHLAMKAFYPAKPPFPFLHVDTTWKFREMIAFRDQMAQKLGFDLLVHVNEDGVRDNINPFDHGSNTHTHVMKTVALRQALDKYGFDAAFGGARRDEEKSRAKERIFSFRNAQHAWDPKNQRPEMWKIFNTRIATGESIRVFPLSNWTELDIWQYILQEDIPIVPLYFAKERPVVERDGMLILKDDDRMQLRPGEAIENRMVRFRTLGCYPLTGAIESDADSLEAIVGEMLTARTSERQGRLIDRDEAGSMEKKKREGYF